In the Leptolyngbya sp. FACHB-261 genome, one interval contains:
- a CDS encoding glycosyltransferase family 39 protein: MFRLAKSQLLLVLLVVGTGLRFWHLGDQPLWTDEVLSALFSLGKRLQDVPLDQVLEAADLRPLFQLNVEASLGSIAEAVKTDSTHPPLYFYLSHLWLRLLGNGSLQDLPWRLRSFTALTSSLGILAIYVLGRVAFRGAQAKALLLTALVAVSPFAVYLAQEARHYSLAILCLIGALTALFALLDELHKGRSLSLMLLLAWALSNAIGLYVHYFYLLAWLAQLVVLALALARSWHSARTQLLPWGLALGGVLLVWLPWLPTLLEHSGRGEVAWISRGWSNLDAVLQVVMLLPGTAALFVMLPLSPALGELQIVLVLLLLGLIGTGAWYLWRGGRLSGDAALPWAGLFVIMAMALLVGLGWAKQSRLTSVFRYNFIFLPGMLLVATACLSGLKRPVREQVIAAFLVVGLVSSSLAVQGWVLAQTGEPAATASRIRSQSQTPILFAQTYSDLNDVAKGLALSLELQRQDPQARIIFVNDANGNAAVLQKLTAVVQLNLPVDLWVTRALRTADWSGVACRSAEPERIKVSGEGYYHLICT; the protein is encoded by the coding sequence ATGTTTCGACTGGCCAAATCCCAACTCCTCCTGGTGCTGCTAGTAGTGGGGACGGGCCTGCGCTTCTGGCATCTGGGGGACCAACCCCTCTGGACCGATGAGGTGCTGAGCGCACTCTTTAGCCTGGGCAAGCGCTTGCAGGATGTGCCTCTTGATCAAGTGCTGGAGGCTGCTGATCTGCGGCCTCTGTTCCAGCTCAATGTAGAGGCTAGCCTAGGCAGCATCGCGGAAGCAGTTAAAACCGATTCGACCCATCCGCCGCTTTATTTTTATCTATCGCATCTGTGGCTGAGGCTGCTGGGGAATGGATCCTTGCAAGACTTGCCCTGGCGGCTGCGCTCGTTTACAGCGCTGACTAGCAGCTTGGGTATCCTGGCGATTTACGTTCTGGGGCGAGTGGCGTTCCGAGGCGCTCAGGCTAAGGCTCTGCTTCTAACGGCTTTGGTGGCGGTTTCCCCTTTTGCCGTGTACTTGGCGCAGGAGGCACGGCACTACAGTCTGGCGATTCTGTGCTTAATTGGGGCGCTGACGGCCCTGTTCGCCCTGCTCGATGAATTGCACAAAGGCCGTTCTCTCAGTCTGATGCTTTTGCTGGCTTGGGCATTGAGTAATGCCATCGGGCTTTATGTGCACTATTTCTATCTGCTGGCTTGGCTAGCCCAACTAGTGGTTCTGGCTCTGGCTTTGGCCCGGTCCTGGCACTCGGCTCGCACTCAGTTATTACCTTGGGGATTGGCCCTTGGCGGCGTCTTGCTAGTTTGGCTGCCCTGGTTGCCAACGCTGCTAGAGCACAGTGGGCGGGGCGAAGTGGCCTGGATCAGCCGGGGTTGGAGCAATCTAGATGCTGTCCTTCAGGTGGTGATGCTTCTGCCAGGCACAGCAGCTCTGTTTGTAATGCTGCCCCTGTCGCCTGCGTTGGGTGAATTGCAGATTGTCCTGGTCTTGCTCTTATTGGGGTTGATCGGCACAGGAGCGTGGTACTTGTGGCGGGGTGGGCGCTTGTCTGGGGATGCAGCGCTGCCTTGGGCTGGGCTGTTTGTGATTATGGCAATGGCTCTGCTAGTGGGGCTGGGCTGGGCTAAGCAAAGCCGTTTGACCAGCGTGTTTCGCTATAACTTCATTTTCTTGCCTGGCATGCTGCTGGTAGCAACGGCTTGCCTCAGTGGGCTCAAACGCCCCGTCAGAGAACAGGTGATTGCAGCCTTTTTGGTAGTCGGTTTGGTCAGTAGCAGCTTGGCCGTGCAGGGCTGGGTCTTGGCACAGACCGGCGAACCGGCAGCCACGGCAAGCCGCATCCGCAGCCAAAGTCAGACCCCGATTTTATTTGCGCAGACTTATAGCGACCTCAACGATGTGGCAAAGGGCTTGGCTCTCAGCCTGGAGTTGCAGCGACAGGATCCTCAAGCCCGGATCATCTTTGTCAATGATGCCAATGGCAACGCTGCTGTCCTCCAAAAACTGACAGCGGTAGTGCAGTTAAACTTGCCGGTGGATTTGTGGGTCACACGGGCCCTGAGAACGGCTGATTGGTCAGGCGTAGCCTGCCGCAGTGCCGAACCGGAGCGCATTAAGGTCAGCGGCGAGGGCTACTATCACTTGATTTGCACTTAA
- a CDS encoding branched-chain amino acid transaminase, which translates to MSVATGSAEEKGELRPQFAYLRGEFVPSDQACINIQTHAFLYGTAAFEGIKAYWLPEEGRMAVFRMAEHYQRLLQSCRILRLKAELSAEQMGALTLDLVKRNGHQGPTYIRPIVYKTDLRIGPILLAPNTQDDFCLFSLPLDQYVDTRKGLHVGVSSWRRLDDNAIPARAKVNGAYVNTALAKTDAHLCGFDDALVLNQEGNIAEGSAMNLFLVRDGCLITPTVSDNILEGITRATVMELVRAELGLEVVARSIDRTELYVADEAFMVGTAAEVAPVTRFDHRPVGDGNIGALTRQIQGLYTKVVRGQLPQYDHWLARV; encoded by the coding sequence ATGTCTGTGGCTACAGGTTCAGCGGAGGAAAAAGGGGAGCTGCGTCCCCAATTTGCCTATCTGCGTGGAGAATTTGTCCCGAGCGACCAAGCCTGTATCAACATCCAGACCCACGCCTTCCTCTACGGCACAGCTGCCTTTGAGGGTATCAAAGCCTATTGGCTGCCTGAAGAAGGACGTATGGCAGTGTTTCGCATGGCGGAGCACTACCAGCGCCTTCTACAAAGCTGTCGCATTCTGCGCCTGAAAGCCGAACTCAGCGCTGAGCAGATGGGTGCTCTGACTTTGGACCTGGTCAAGCGCAACGGCCATCAGGGACCCACCTATATCCGCCCAATTGTTTACAAGACCGACTTGCGCATCGGCCCGATTCTGCTGGCACCCAATACTCAAGACGACTTCTGCCTGTTCTCCTTACCGCTGGACCAGTACGTTGATACCCGCAAGGGCTTACATGTTGGGGTCTCTTCCTGGCGGCGACTAGATGACAATGCTATCCCTGCGCGGGCCAAGGTCAATGGCGCCTACGTCAACACGGCTTTGGCCAAGACCGATGCTCATCTGTGCGGCTTCGATGACGCGCTGGTATTGAATCAGGAGGGCAATATTGCCGAAGGCAGCGCTATGAACCTGTTTCTGGTGCGTGATGGCTGTCTAATTACGCCCACCGTGTCAGACAACATTCTGGAAGGCATTACGCGGGCGACGGTGATGGAGTTAGTCCGGGCCGAGCTGGGTCTAGAGGTGGTGGCTCGTTCGATTGACCGTACTGAGCTATATGTGGCTGACGAAGCGTTTATGGTAGGTACGGCGGCCGAAGTTGCTCCAGTGACGCGTTTTGATCATCGACCAGTCGGGGATGGCAACATTGGTGCCCTAACCCGCCAGATTCAAGGACTCTACACGAAAGTTGTGCGCGGCCAACTGCCTCAATACGACCACTGGCTCGCCCGCGTCTAG
- a CDS encoding DUF4168 domain-containing protein produces the protein MTTSRLPLRLGQRLLPFAANWVISSMAFSALILATPFAAIVQAQTTFSDDQIQRFARAYIKIEALQARLQSEAQNVEGMPQLMAQAQTQARTQPNFSLCRNMVNDLPPQGATLCQTLRTETTAILRENGVDVDVFNEIVQRYPSETSLKERVNRAVSAARGSASR, from the coding sequence ATGACAACTTCTAGACTTCCATTGCGCTTGGGCCAACGGCTGCTACCCTTCGCTGCAAACTGGGTGATTAGCTCAATGGCGTTCTCTGCCTTGATTCTTGCTACTCCGTTTGCAGCTATCGTGCAGGCCCAAACTACTTTCAGCGATGACCAGATTCAGCGCTTCGCCCGGGCCTATATCAAAATCGAAGCCCTACAGGCTCGTTTGCAAAGTGAGGCGCAGAATGTCGAGGGCATGCCCCAGTTGATGGCGCAGGCTCAAACGCAGGCCCGGACCCAGCCCAATTTCAGTCTGTGCCGCAATATGGTCAATGACCTGCCGCCACAGGGTGCAACTCTGTGCCAAACGTTGCGCACCGAGACGACTGCAATCTTGCGGGAAAACGGCGTTGACGTCGATGTCTTCAATGAGATTGTGCAGCGTTATCCCAGTGAGACCAGTTTGAAAGAACGGGTCAACCGTGCGGTTAGCGCCGCGCGTGGCTCCGCCAGCCGCTAA
- the holA gene encoding DNA polymerase III subunit delta yields the protein MPAYFYWGEDDYRLSQAVTALRQAVVDPDWESFNYEKLAGDNPEQIVQAFNQSMTPPFGPGSRLIWLAETTVAQRCSEELLGELERTLASLPETSHLLLTSRGKPDGRIKSTKVLQKYATVQEFSPIPPWKTDELVRQVQQMAKVAQVRLTTEAAELLAEAVGNDSRRVAMELEKLSLYASQGQPVINGAVVLQMVTASAHNSLQLADAIREGQTARALGLVSELLLQNEAPLRISATLTGQFRTWLWVKLMLEAGERDEKKIAEAAEVGNPKQIYFLRKKVEKLSSQVLTQALPMLLKLETGLKRGAEETAALQTAVVELSQLCASS from the coding sequence ATGCCCGCTTATTTCTATTGGGGTGAAGATGATTACCGCTTGAGTCAGGCGGTCACAGCTTTGCGTCAAGCAGTAGTCGATCCAGATTGGGAGTCGTTCAACTACGAAAAACTGGCTGGGGACAATCCAGAACAGATTGTGCAAGCATTTAACCAGTCGATGACGCCACCCTTTGGTCCAGGCAGTCGCTTGATCTGGCTAGCGGAAACCACCGTGGCCCAGCGCTGCTCAGAAGAACTATTGGGGGAACTAGAGCGCACTCTGGCCAGCCTGCCCGAAACTAGCCACCTGCTGCTGACCAGTCGTGGCAAACCCGATGGCCGGATTAAATCGACTAAGGTCTTGCAGAAGTACGCTACCGTCCAGGAATTCTCACCGATTCCCCCCTGGAAGACTGACGAGTTGGTGCGACAGGTGCAGCAAATGGCCAAAGTTGCTCAGGTTAGGCTCACCACTGAAGCGGCTGAGCTGTTGGCTGAAGCTGTTGGCAATGATTCCCGCCGCGTTGCCATGGAACTTGAGAAACTCAGCCTCTACGCCAGCCAAGGTCAGCCTGTAATCAATGGCGCGGTGGTGCTGCAAATGGTCACGGCATCCGCTCACAACAGCCTGCAACTGGCAGACGCCATCCGAGAAGGCCAAACCGCTCGGGCTTTGGGCTTGGTCTCCGAGCTGTTGCTGCAAAATGAAGCCCCGCTGCGCATTTCTGCTACTCTGACCGGGCAATTTCGCACCTGGTTGTGGGTCAAGCTGATGCTGGAAGCCGGAGAACGGGACGAGAAGAAGATCGCTGAGGCTGCTGAAGTTGGCAACCCCAAGCAAATCTACTTTCTACGCAAGAAAGTCGAGAAGCTATCCTCGCAGGTACTGACTCAGGCTCTACCGATGCTGCTGAAGCTAGAAACCGGTCTCAAACGGGGTGCCGAAGAGACGGCTGCTCTGCAAACTGCCGTTGTAGAGTTATCTCAACTCTGTGCCAGCTCCTGA
- a CDS encoding carbohydrate ABC transporter permease, whose amino-acid sequence MASGQSRTDPLTDNETLTAWLFLTPALLLLGAFVFWPMLYLLFLSVSAGHLGSSGVRWVSFANYWRLLTDPDFWQVLGNTLYFTVGTVLPSLVLPLALAVLLDRVVAWRDILRTAYFLPSITSLVAAGLAFRWLFQPDGPVTQLLLALGVAEPPAWFNSETWAMPVLILLSIWKQLGFNLVVFLAGLQTIPGNRYEAAELDGAGAWQQFWHISLPGLRPTLVFATVTTAIFTFRSFEPVYVVTGGGPLNSTNILVYDVYQQAFALFDFGYAAAEAMVLLVLVLGLVALQLRVWGDEN is encoded by the coding sequence ATGGCCTCAGGCCAGTCTCGCACTGATCCACTCACTGACAACGAAACCCTCACAGCCTGGCTGTTCTTGACCCCAGCTCTCCTGCTGCTGGGGGCTTTTGTATTTTGGCCAATGCTGTACCTGCTGTTCTTGAGTGTCAGCGCTGGTCATTTGGGTTCATCGGGTGTGCGTTGGGTCAGCTTCGCGAACTACTGGCGGTTGCTGACTGACCCTGATTTCTGGCAGGTTTTGGGCAATACGCTCTACTTCACAGTCGGGACAGTGCTGCCATCACTGGTACTGCCCCTGGCCCTAGCGGTATTACTGGATCGGGTGGTGGCCTGGCGGGATATCCTGCGTACAGCCTATTTTTTGCCGTCAATTACCTCGCTGGTGGCTGCGGGTTTGGCCTTTCGTTGGCTGTTTCAGCCTGATGGTCCGGTCACTCAGCTATTGCTGGCTTTGGGTGTGGCTGAGCCACCGGCTTGGTTCAACAGCGAAACCTGGGCCATGCCCGTTCTGATTCTGCTCAGTATCTGGAAACAACTGGGTTTCAACCTGGTGGTCTTTCTGGCGGGCTTGCAAACGATTCCGGGCAACCGCTATGAAGCCGCTGAACTGGATGGGGCAGGTGCCTGGCAGCAGTTTTGGCACATTAGTCTGCCGGGGCTACGGCCAACCCTGGTCTTTGCAACTGTAACAACGGCGATTTTCACCTTCCGGAGTTTTGAGCCTGTGTATGTGGTGACGGGAGGTGGCCCTCTCAATAGCACCAATATCTTGGTCTATGACGTTTATCAGCAGGCATTCGCTCTGTTTGATTTTGGCTATGCTGCGGCTGAGGCGATGGTGTTATTGGTCCTGGTGCTGGGGCTGGTCGCTCTGCAACTACGGGTTTGGGGCGATGAGAATTGA
- the rbsK gene encoding ribokinase: protein MSALSRAHPLSSVPRVVVVGSINMDLVVQAPQLPQRGATVLGSNYQYCPGGKGANQAVAAARLGAQVTLVGQVGQDEAGTQLLAGLKRDNIDISVLSISDQHRSGLALVTVDQQGENTIVVVSGANQGVDQAYVHRAAGTFAGADTVLLQLEIPLSGVVEAAQLAHQAGAQVILNPSPIQALPPELLALVQVLVLNQNESRTLTRRTAPDAATSALLELGPETIVVTAGAAGAWVATRTQPSPVHVPGFRVEAVDTTGAGDAFTGALAVALAEGEEIRSAVEFANAAGAAATAVLGAYASLPCRADLEQVRSNHLLYPQRS from the coding sequence ATGTCAGCCCTTAGCCGAGCCCACCCTCTGAGTTCTGTGCCTAGAGTCGTTGTTGTTGGCAGCATCAATATGGATCTGGTGGTCCAGGCTCCTCAATTGCCTCAACGTGGTGCAACAGTGCTGGGTAGCAATTATCAATATTGTCCCGGTGGCAAAGGGGCTAATCAGGCAGTGGCGGCAGCCCGGTTGGGTGCTCAGGTGACCCTAGTAGGCCAAGTGGGGCAAGACGAAGCCGGTACTCAGCTGCTAGCAGGCCTGAAGCGCGACAACATCGATATCAGTGTCCTGAGTATCTCCGACCAACATCGTTCGGGGCTAGCTCTAGTCACGGTGGATCAACAGGGCGAGAACACAATTGTGGTGGTGTCTGGCGCTAACCAGGGGGTAGACCAAGCCTATGTGCATCGGGCCGCAGGCACTTTTGCTGGCGCCGATACTGTGCTGCTGCAACTGGAAATTCCGCTATCAGGTGTGGTGGAGGCAGCCCAACTGGCGCATCAAGCTGGAGCGCAGGTGATTCTCAATCCCTCGCCGATTCAAGCGCTACCACCAGAGTTGCTAGCCCTGGTCCAGGTTCTGGTCCTAAACCAAAATGAGAGCCGAACTCTAACCCGCCGAACTGCGCCGGACGCCGCAACTTCAGCTCTGCTGGAACTAGGGCCTGAGACGATTGTGGTCACGGCTGGAGCTGCGGGTGCTTGGGTTGCCACCCGAACTCAGCCTTCGCCGGTGCATGTCCCAGGCTTCCGGGTAGAGGCAGTGGACACGACTGGGGCAGGCGATGCTTTCACAGGCGCCTTGGCCGTAGCCCTAGCGGAGGGTGAAGAAATTCGTTCAGCTGTGGAGTTTGCCAATGCTGCTGGGGCGGCAGCGACAGCGGTTCTGGGCGCCTACGCCTCGCTGCCGTGTCGGGCAGACCTGGAGCAAGTTCGCTCCAACCATTTGCTCTACCCTCAGCGCTCCTAA
- a CDS encoding ribonuclease Z — protein sequence MQITFLGTSSAVPTRSRNVSSWVLRLPQRSEAWLFDCGEGTQHQILRSDVRISQITRIFVTHLHGDHIFGLPGLLASAGMAGNPSRIDLYGPSDLEDYLQGVLRPSQTRLGYPIKVHVVRPGLVFEDEHFQILCAPLKHRVTAFGYRIVEKDRPGRFDVEKAAALNIPSGPLYGKLKRGETVTLPDGRCINGAEFCAPPEVGRKVVYCTDTVYCDSAVELAKDADVLIHEATYAHQDAELAYQRLHSTSTMAAQVALGAGVKRLFLTHFSPRYAPGNPVKINDLLQEARMIFPSTEIAHDFLNYEVPRRQLPEAVARV from the coding sequence GTGCAGATCACGTTTCTTGGAACGAGTTCCGCCGTTCCTACCCGCTCTCGCAATGTCTCCAGTTGGGTGCTGCGATTGCCACAGCGTAGCGAAGCCTGGCTGTTCGACTGTGGTGAGGGTACTCAGCACCAGATTCTGCGCAGCGATGTCCGGATTAGCCAAATCACCCGCATCTTTGTAACGCACTTACACGGGGATCACATCTTCGGGCTACCGGGGCTGTTGGCCAGTGCTGGCATGGCCGGTAACCCTAGCCGCATCGACCTTTATGGTCCCTCTGACTTGGAGGATTACTTGCAAGGGGTGTTGCGTCCTTCGCAGACTCGCTTGGGCTACCCAATTAAAGTTCACGTGGTCAGACCGGGTCTGGTTTTTGAGGACGAGCACTTTCAAATTCTCTGCGCGCCGCTCAAGCATCGGGTCACTGCCTTTGGCTACCGCATTGTTGAGAAAGACCGACCCGGTCGCTTTGATGTGGAAAAGGCAGCCGCCTTAAACATCCCCTCTGGGCCACTCTACGGCAAGCTAAAACGAGGTGAAACCGTCACCCTGCCCGATGGTCGGTGCATCAATGGCGCGGAATTTTGTGCGCCGCCTGAAGTGGGGCGCAAGGTGGTTTATTGTACTGACACTGTTTATTGCGACAGTGCAGTTGAGTTAGCTAAAGACGCTGATGTGCTGATCCACGAGGCGACTTACGCCCACCAAGATGCAGAATTAGCCTACCAACGCTTGCATTCAACCTCGACTATGGCGGCTCAGGTCGCGCTTGGAGCCGGTGTGAAACGCTTGTTTCTAACTCACTTTAGCCCTCGTTATGCGCCTGGCAACCCCGTGAAGATTAACGATCTCTTGCAAGAAGCTCGCATGATCTTCCCGTCTACTGAGATTGCTCATGATTTTTTAAACTACGAGGTACCTCGTCGTCAGTTGCCCGAGGCTGTTGCCCGCGTTTGA